From the Manis javanica isolate MJ-LG chromosome 13, MJ_LKY, whole genome shotgun sequence genome, one window contains:
- the LOC140845422 gene encoding uncharacterized protein has protein sequence MQLAPQTRGGPAWWLEPVPELPETPVLERQPVSPASAPAEPEDVPAVALAPLAGPELEPQEPTAEPSSPRIGWARRLAWEPEHVPCAIDASQLSSTLVGRVLHHLVQEEHLGPTVAELEDLRQMHLAPETRGGPTSWLEPVQELPETPVLERRPVSPASAPAEPEDVPAEASAQGPGPELEPHEPSGLGPRALARMAPGVAEPVPDPEPTSPSAASPWDITGVVSGPELEPHESSGTGPMAPAGMAQGRAEPRVVLEPTSPCTVSTRDLPKEEEQTILAFAPRLVAEQLTLMCAELYSRVERGECKVYVERHPLRESIVLLNPNILNVIKHFGTTFHFVISSCLGGPSTTAQDRARVVEFWIQVAKECLSLRNFGSFRAIIVALQHPHVRRLENTWGHVSWKSSWIYRKLKKRNKGLKGKQLLEDARAIVRKWHQSPRASQDMKKQVRVGWPGSGWWSDLAPAPGPTSSELPALGMIPPLALILYDALEKQQEHHVDDLGFLERTARRAHLSPSPGPRAGGAEGSRGKRVGRTGLPVRPCPGGGMLLLQSRKHIGGGSAFPPEASAPQCSSRFSVTDFVVELLTYKFLVRQYDLEPKEHFLSFFRRVKLLREDQR, from the exons atgcagctggctCCACAGACACGGGGAGGGCCGGCATGGTGGCTAGAGCCCGTCccggagctccctgagacccctgtgctggagcgacAGCCGGTGTCACCTGCAtcagcccctgcagagccagaggatgtcccagcagtggccttaGCCCCCCTggcaggccctgagctggagccccaggagcccaCAGCAGAGCCTAGCAG ccccaggattggATGGGCTAGGcgccttgcctgggagcccgagcatgtGCCCTGCGCCATCGATGCCAGCCAGCTTTCATCCACCCTGGTGGGCcgagtcctccaccacttggtccaggaggagcacctgggacccacggtggcagagctggaag ACCTACGGCAGATGcacctggctccagagacacgGGGAGGGCCGACTTCATGGCTAGAgcccgtccaggagctccctgagacccctgtgctggagcgacggccagtgtcacctgcttcagcccctgcagagccggaggatgtcccagcagaggcctcagcccaggggccaggccctgaactggagccccatgagccttcgggcctggggcccagggcactcGCTAGAATGGCACCAGGCGTGGCAGAGCCAGTTCCAGAtccagagcccaccagccccagTGCTGCGAGCCCCTGGGATATTACAGGAGTGGTCTCAGGCCCCGAACTGGAGCCCCATGAGTCCTCGGGCACGGGGCCCAtggcacctgcaggaatggcacagGGCCGGGCAGAGCCACGGGTGGTCctggagcccaccagcccctgtacCGTGAGCACCCGGGATTTGCCGAAGGAGGAGGAGCAGACCATCCTGGCATTTGCCCCacgcctggtggccgagcagctgaccctgatgtgtgcG GAGCTGTACAGTAGGGTTGAACGTGGTGAATGCAAGGTCTATGTAGAGAGACATCCACTGAGGGAATCCATTGTACTCCTGAACCCCAACATCCTTAACGTCATCAAGCACTTTGGTACCACGTTTCATTttgtcatctcctcctgcctcgggggCCCGAGCACgacagcccaggacagggcccgagtggtggagttctggatccaggtggccaag gagtgtctgtCTCTCAGAAATTTCGGGTCCTTCCGTGCCATCATCGTCGCCCTGCAGCACCCTCATGTACGTCGCCTGGAGAACACCTGGGGACatgtttcctg gaagagctcctggatctacagaaaacttaaaaagaggaACAAGGGGCTTAAAGGGAAGCAGCTCCTCGAG GACGCGAGGGCCATAGTGAGGAAATGGCACCAGTCACCCAGGGCATCCCAGGATATGAAGAAGCAGGTGAGAGTGGGGTGGCCAGGGTCAGGGTGGTGGAGTGATCTTGCACCTGCTCCTGGTCCCACCAGCTCTGAACTGCCAGCTCTG GGCATGATCCCGCCACTCGCACTGATCCTGTACGATGCCTTAGAGAAACAACAGGAACATCATGTGGAT GAcctgggcttcttggagaggactgccagaaggGCCCACCTAAGCCccagtcctggccccagggcaggcggggctgagggctccaggggGAAGCGTGTGGGCAGGACTGGTCTCCCcgtcaggccctgcccagggggagggatgctGCTCCTTCAGAGCAGGAAGCACATCGGGGGTGGCAGTGCCTTCCCGcctgaggcctcagctccccaaTGCAGTTCCCGCTTCTCG gtcacTGACTTTGTAGTGGAGCTCCTCACATACAAGTTCCTGGTCAGGCAGTATGACCTGGAGCCCAAGGAGCACTTCCTGTCCTTTTTCCGGAGAGTGAAGCTCCTGCGTGAGGACCAGAGGTGA